Within Coffea arabica cultivar ET-39 chromosome 4e, Coffea Arabica ET-39 HiFi, whole genome shotgun sequence, the genomic segment agatatttttactgtagcactttttgtgatatgatgtatgtgagataaaaagttaattgggaagataaaaaggtgtgttggaaattgtaatgatgatgtaagcaaataaattttgacaaataatcctcaatccaaacaaacccctaGTTTTATCCCCTCTTATGTGACATGCTTAGTAGTGTCAATAAaaagttttatatttttgacCCTCGTGATATTACAAGTCACAAACCACCTAGAAGAAAATAAAGTCATGCAACCAAATTTCAtgctcataaaaaaaaaaaactcaaaacacAATACTGATATATTCCCTCTTGACAGttaggggtgtgcaaaatcaaaaaatttcgatttaacgatcgaattcgaaatttttGAAATCGGTAATTTGGAATTTGGCACTGAAATTGGaattttcgatttcgaattatgcgaatttggttcgaattcaataatggagtttttgaaatcggacattttcgatttcgaatttcgttttataacatatatatattaatatttatttatatatataataataatttttatttcaatttcattttataatatgtatattaatatatatttatatatataataatattttttataatatatgcaatatataatttatattatataacaatacatctaacaaaaaagaaaaaaaaggaaaaaaggtttccaaattcggtgaattcggaatttaccgaattcccaattgaattcggaatcgaaatcgaaattggaactggtgaattcgaaatcgaaatcgatcGGTAATTTCTAtgccaaaattttgaaaaattctgaattcaaactttcgaattaccgaattcgaattcgatgcacAACCCTATTGACAGCAACCAGCAAAATAACAAGAAGTACGTCATAAAAAATGAACAATATATTTCTACTTGCCAAACCATCACAAAGCCACTAATATTGATCACAGCACTGAGAAATGCACCTATATCAATCATTAGTTAAATTTGCTGCATAAACAGTCTTCTACATCTAAAATTTGCTTCTTTACAGGTAGTCAAAAAATTCAAGCAAACATCACACACTTTGGCTCTATATTAACGACAAAGGAATTATGTTCGCATGGTTTCGAAAGTTATATATAACCCTTTATAGTTTGGACTAGAATGTCAAAACGacgaattttatattttataacggaatcaactaaaatatcaaaagttctCCGATTCTTTTTCATACTTATATGTAGGGGTGGAGttgagccgagtcgagctcgagtagtaccatactcgagctcgagctcgaaggTTATGAGTactgctcgagctcgagctcgagctcgaacaaGCCTCAAacttcgaactcgaactcgactcgatgtAATTAAAgagaactcgagctcgaactcgtaTAAGATTCGAGCTCGAGTACTCGAACTAAGCTCGTAAAATGAGCTcgaaaacatttgttttctaaACCAGAATTCAGCAAAAATTGAGCGCAAAAAACTGTGCTATCCTTCAATATAGCAATTCATATTAAAACATGCATTTTGCTTCATTTCAACGCAAATGCCAACCATGTGATTCAAGCACTCTAAAAGCAACATTATCAAACTAGttaatataatagaaaaaatgatAGTTTCTCAATAGCCAAAATAGCCATGTAAGCAAAAGAAATAGAGAACTTGATATTAATAGCATTTAGTCACAATACACTGAACTCTGTATCATTTGAGATCAAGTTCTCTATACAACATTCTATTAAGATCCATTGCCAAGATTCTATACAGCAACTCATGTACAGATtttagtcaaaaatcaaaatacaaCCTGGTAGTATCTATACAACATTCACTTGAGTCAAAGAAATCACCAGATTCACTATAGCTATGCAGATTTGAGtccaaagtcaaaagtcaaaacacaaCTTGGCAGCCACAGCTTGTCAACAGTCAAAAAAATCTCCAGATTCACCAAAGTTGTACAGATTTgagtcaaaaaagtcaaaacacaaCTGGCAACCACAGCTTGTCAAGTGTCAACATTCGCTTGAGTAAAAAAGTCACCAAATTCACTATAGCTGTACAGATTTGAGACAAGTCATTTGAGATGTTAACTGCATAGAGTTCAGATTCCAAAATTCCAAGTTTCTAACACCTATTGCCAACCAAAAAAATATAAGTCCTGTCAAATATCACCAAAGAcaaaaaaatgaatcaaattaaGGTACAAAATTATCGAGAACTCTAGATAACGCACAATGCCAGACCTGATTCAAAATGAGCCCTTTGCAATAGACCTTCAAATCTTGGGCAATTCAAtttctttgattattttagcttCCTGCATTTACAATAAAAACCACCCAAGGCAAAtaatttagaaagaaaaaaagtcatAACTTGTTGAACTTGGCCACAAAAGTTGAATGATAAAACAATAAAACTTACTTTCACTTTCTTTGAGATCCCGTGAAGCTTTCTACACCAGTCCCCTGCACACAACAACACTTGAACCGTATCTGGATGAAGGGAAGCACGATAGCTATCAATAACTCGAGTTCCGGCACTAAATGTGGCCTCAGATGCCACTGTAGTTACAGGAATAGCCAAGATGTCAGCCGCCATTTCGGACAATATTGGATACGCAACCCTATTGCTTTTCCACCACTCCAAACAATCATAGGCATTTGGGTTGGAACCAGTCTTTAGGCGAGCCTTTTCTAAATAATCCACCAATTCAGATTTTTGTGGCTCAGTAGTCTCCATTTCGTCACAGTACTCATCAAAGTCAACCCACCTAGAAGAAGATGTTGCATTTTTTTGTGGCCCTTCTGAAGCACATGAGTGGACTGCATTTTCATTTCCAGTTGCATTCAAATCTGCATACTCATCATAAAGCTCAAATAAAGCTTTCTTCACGCTGAAAATATGTTCTTGTGCCTCAAAAGATGGAAACATTTGAGGGAAGGCAAACTCAACAACTCTCATTTTCTGCCTTGGATCTAAAATGGCAGCAATAGCCATTAACAAATTGCATTCGCCCCATTATTTGTCGAACTTGGCCTTCATCTTTCTAATCATAGCTCGGATGAagtcattttcatcattttctcgaGAATCTAAGAGTTTCTTAATTTTCACAGCCTCTTGAAGGAATAAATTGCTCGTAGGATATTCACTCCCGGATATCACATGCGTGGCTGCCCAAAATTTCTCTAACACAGAGCACACTTTTTCTGCCTTTTCCCAATCCTCATAAGCTGGACAGGAATCATAGAGTGGATCTCTATCTTGAAAACGAGGAAAAACATCTTTGAACTTCATAGCACAGCTTAGCATTTCGAAGGTGGCATTCCATCTTGTTCGACAATCATAAAGCAACTTTTTCCCGGGTATTTGAAGTTGTTGTGCAATCTCAGCGAACAACAATAATCTGGTCTCTGAGCGATTGACAAAATCGACGCTGTCCCTAATTTTGTTTACAATGTCCGCAATCTCAGAAAGGCCTAAGGTTCAAGATGTGCGCACAGCATCGAACATGAAACAACTTGCCGCCACCTAATAGTTTCTTCGATCTACTAAAATCATCCCGCAAAACTCTAATAGCCACATCATTGGCTGAAGCATTATCAACtgaaattgtgtgtattttttgCTCAATACCCCAATCCTTCACACACTTGAAGAGTGAAGCAGCAATCTCAACCCCTCGTCTAGGAGGTGGTATGTGAACAAAGTTGAGCACTCTCTTTTGTAGCTTCCAATCTGAGTCAATCCAATGGCCAATAATAACCATATATTCGATCTTTTGATTTTTAGATTTCCAAAGATCGGTTGTGAGGCTTACCTTTTTCACATTTCTTAACTTTTTCTTCAGCTTCTTTTTCTCAAGTTCATAGACTGCCACACAATCATTTTTTGCTACTCCTCTAATGATCTTTTGCCACTCGAGCATGCCACGCTTTAGGAAAATATTCAAACCTTCTTCTTCAAGAATGGTGAAGGGATGTTCGTGCATCACAATCCAATGTGCAGCGGCTTCTCTCATTTTCTCCATGTCAAATTTTCCGGTATGCAACGGTGGTATAGAAGGAAATGCATCATCAGCCGGCTGAAAGTTCAGTTTCGTTTGTTGTGCAGCTTGTCTTAAACTTGCTTTTCTAGATGGACATGAGTTTCGGTGCCGCCACAAGCTAGTTGTTTGCTTTGATTTACCCCTCGATAGCTTTTTATTGCAGTAACGGCAAATGGCATAGTAATTGCCATTTTCTTCAAATTCGTTGAAGTCCTCCCAAGCTTCAGAAGTTTTATTCCGTTTTGGAATATGGAATTCACCATCTTCATCTAATTTatcattttctccttcttcatTGTTATCGTCAATAACCACAGCTTCTTGTCCTTCTTGTATATTACCCAAAGGAGTACTTTGTGTAATTGGATTAGTCATCATGTTTCCTGGATTCATCGTTGACTCATTGGAGACAAATATTGGGTTGTCCAATATCAATGGAGTACATGAATCAGCATTGGAAACCAGTGGGATACAAGAAATCTCGGGTTGACTGCCCTTGTCTTGGGTTGACATCAGTCCATAAACACATGCAGTCCAAGGCTCCAAGCTAAAGAAAGAcaacaa encodes:
- the LOC140005677 gene encoding zinc finger BED domain-containing protein RICESLEEPER 3-like codes for the protein MAIAAILDPRQKMRVVEFAFPQMFPSFEAQEHIFSVKKALFELYDEYADLNATGNENAVHSCASEGPQKNATSSSRWVDFDEYCDEMETTEPQKSELVDYLEKARLKTGSNPNAYDCLEWWKSNRVAYPILSEMAADILAIPVTTVASEATFSAGTRVIDSYRASLHPDTVQVLLCAGDWCRKLHGISKKVKLEEAKTRPFRLTQAIPGSKSLDYNIDLTFEASGLANSMISVTWE
- the LOC140005678 gene encoding zinc finger BED domain-containing protein RICESLEEPER 2-like: MNPGNMMTNPITQSTPLGNIQEGQEAVVIDDNNEEGENDKLDEDGEFHIPKRNKTSEAWEDFNEFEENGNYYAICRYCNKKLSRGKSKQTTSLWRHRNSCPSRKASLRQAAQQTKLNFQPADDAFPSIPPLHTGKFDMEKMREAAAHWIVMHEHPFTILEEEGLNIFLKRGMLEWQKIIRGVAKNDCVAVYELEKKKLKKKLRNVKKVSLTTDLWKSKNQKIEYMVIIGHWIDSDWKLQKRVLNFVHIPPPRRGVEIAASLFKCVKDWGIEQKIHTISVDNASANDVAIRVLRDDFSRSKKLLGGGLSEIADIVNKIRDSVDFVNRSETRLLLFAEIAQQLQIPGKKLLYDCRTRWNATFEMLSCAMKFKDVFPRFQDRDPLYDSCPAYEDWEKAEKVCSVLEKFWAATHVISGSEYPTSNLFLQEAVKIKKLLDSRENDENDFIRAMIRKMKAKFDK